In one Salipiger abyssi genomic region, the following are encoded:
- a CDS encoding protein adenylyltransferase SelO: protein MTLHIPFDNSYARLPGDFYTRLKPTPVSAPRLIAFNEALAEELGITGTDDPRLGPVFAGNVLPDGADPLAQLYAGHQFGGFSPQLGDGRAHLLGEVVGRDGIRRDIQLKGSGPTPYSRRGDGRAWLGPVLREYVVSEAMHALGVPTSRALAAVRTGEDIYRERPLPGAILTRVAQSHIRVGTFQVFSSRGQYEDLQTLFDYTAARHYPGATSPDALLQQVCDRQAALVMQWMSFGFIHGVMNTDNCTLSGETIDYGPCAFIDSYDPGQVYSSIDRHGRYAYAAQADIIIWNMAQLATALVPLMPDADAAVERFTEIVHGMADTLRREWLTRFAAKIGIAAPTQDDGALIGELLDLMHKGQADFTNTFRALADGGARDQFTDPTAFDAWETRWRARIEGEDDPKALMRHSNPAFIPRNHRIEQMISAAVEGDERAFHHMRGVLARPYDDQPEAEELRRPPLPTEVVPATFCGT from the coding sequence ATGACCCTGCACATCCCCTTCGACAACAGCTATGCCCGCCTGCCCGGCGATTTCTACACGCGGCTGAAACCCACCCCGGTGAGCGCGCCAAGGCTCATCGCCTTCAACGAGGCGCTTGCCGAGGAGCTAGGCATCACCGGCACCGACGATCCGCGCCTCGGACCGGTCTTTGCCGGCAATGTGCTGCCCGACGGCGCCGACCCGCTGGCGCAGCTCTATGCCGGACACCAGTTCGGCGGCTTCTCTCCGCAGCTCGGCGACGGGCGCGCGCATCTGCTGGGCGAGGTGGTGGGGCGCGACGGCATCCGCCGCGACATCCAGCTCAAGGGCTCCGGCCCCACGCCTTATTCCCGGCGCGGCGACGGGCGCGCCTGGCTGGGGCCGGTGCTGCGCGAATACGTGGTGAGCGAGGCGATGCACGCGCTCGGCGTACCGACATCCCGGGCGCTGGCCGCCGTGCGCACCGGCGAGGACATCTATCGCGAGCGTCCGCTGCCCGGCGCCATCCTCACCCGCGTGGCGCAAAGCCATATCCGCGTCGGCACCTTTCAGGTCTTTTCCTCGCGCGGCCAGTATGAGGATCTGCAAACCCTTTTCGACTACACCGCCGCGCGCCACTATCCCGGCGCCACCAGCCCCGATGCGCTGCTCCAGCAGGTCTGCGACCGGCAGGCGGCGCTGGTCATGCAGTGGATGAGCTTCGGTTTCATCCACGGGGTGATGAACACCGACAATTGCACGCTCTCGGGCGAGACCATCGACTACGGCCCCTGCGCCTTCATTGACAGCTACGACCCGGGCCAGGTCTATTCCTCGATCGACCGGCACGGGCGCTACGCCTATGCGGCGCAGGCGGATATCATCATCTGGAACATGGCGCAGCTCGCCACCGCGCTGGTGCCGCTGATGCCCGATGCGGATGCCGCGGTCGAACGCTTTACCGAGATCGTGCACGGCATGGCCGACACGCTGCGCCGCGAATGGCTGACGCGCTTTGCCGCCAAGATCGGCATCGCCGCGCCGACGCAGGACGATGGCGCGCTGATCGGCGAGCTGCTCGACCTGATGCACAAGGGTCAGGCGGATTTCACCAATACCTTCCGCGCGCTTGCCGATGGCGGCGCGCGCGACCAGTTCACCGACCCCACGGCCTTTGACGCCTGGGAGACACGCTGGCGTGCCCGTATCGAGGGCGAGGACGACCCAAAGGCGCTGATGCGACACAGCAACCCCGCCTTCATCCCGCGCAACCACCGGATCGAGCAGATGATCTCGGCGGCGGTGGAGGGCGACGAGCGCGCCTTTCACCACATGCGCGGCGTGCTTGCCCGCCCCTATGACGATCAGCCAGAGGCCGAGGAGCTGCGCCGCCCGCCGCTGCCTACCGAAGTCGTTCCCGCCACCTTCTGCGGCACCTGA
- a CDS encoding GNAT family N-acetyltransferase, which produces MKTLHLADGGDLEKLMPMVSAFHAEEGYGTDEAHVRAALEPILNGLPHGAIWLVGPRKAPVGYILVSFGWSMEFGGLDAVLDEIFIRPAVRGRGMGGEALHQLVAGLRDAGVKAVHLEADRTDEPLQRFYQRNRFKPRDGYTLMSRIL; this is translated from the coding sequence GTGAAAACCCTCCACCTCGCCGATGGCGGCGATCTCGAAAAGCTGATGCCCATGGTCTCGGCCTTTCACGCGGAAGAAGGCTACGGCACCGACGAGGCACATGTGCGCGCCGCGCTGGAGCCCATTCTGAACGGCTTGCCGCATGGCGCGATCTGGCTCGTCGGGCCGCGCAAGGCGCCGGTGGGCTATATCCTCGTGAGTTTCGGCTGGAGCATGGAATTCGGCGGGCTCGACGCCGTGCTCGACGAGATCTTCATCCGCCCCGCCGTGCGCGGGCGCGGCATGGGCGGCGAGGCGCTGCATCAGCTTGTGGCCGGTTTGCGCGACGCCGGTGTGAAGGCGGTGCATCTCGAAGCCGACCGCACCGACGAACCGTTGCAGCGCTTCTATCAGCGCAACCGTTTCAAACCGCGCGACGGCTACACGCTGATGAGCCGCATCCTCTGA
- the zwf gene encoding glucose-6-phosphate dehydrogenase codes for MVSRVIPVDPFDLVIFGGTGDLARRKILPGLFRRFCAGQIPENSRIIAAARSEMDDDGYRDLAREAIEEFGRKKGRDKKAVKAFLKHLYYVPVDAKGEGGWKQLKERLRDDDDVVRAFYFSVGPSLFSDLAEGLQVNGLSHRDVRIVVEKPFGHDLESARELNEELAKHFHEDQIYRIDHYLGKETVQNLMAVRFGNMLFEPLWNAQYVDHIQITVSETVGVGGRGSYYDNAGAMRDMVQNHLMQLLCLIAMEPPARFEADAVRDEKLKVIRALDPVDPDQIVRGQYTSDGQMPSYREDAENPTSKTESYIALKCYISNWRWANTPFYLRTGKRLNAQASEIAVVFKDAPHSIFGIDAGRHRNVLSIRLQPNEGMTLGVTIKEPGPGGMRLVDVPLDMSFAEALGPEAEEAADAYERLIMDVIRGNQTLFMRGDEVEAAWAWTDPLIEGWERRGDSPKPYDAGSGGPDDAAFLINRDGRRWRRIQT; via the coding sequence ATGGTTTCCCGCGTCATCCCGGTCGATCCGTTCGACCTCGTTATTTTCGGCGGCACCGGCGATCTGGCGCGGCGCAAGATCCTGCCGGGGCTGTTCCGGCGGTTCTGCGCCGGACAGATCCCCGAAAACAGCCGCATCATCGCTGCCGCGCGCTCCGAGATGGACGATGACGGCTATCGCGATCTGGCCCGCGAGGCGATCGAGGAGTTCGGCCGCAAGAAGGGGCGCGACAAGAAGGCGGTGAAAGCCTTCCTCAAGCACCTTTACTACGTGCCGGTCGATGCCAAGGGCGAGGGCGGCTGGAAACAGCTCAAGGAGCGCCTGCGCGATGACGACGACGTGGTGCGCGCGTTCTATTTCTCCGTCGGGCCGAGCCTCTTCAGCGATCTCGCGGAGGGGCTTCAGGTCAACGGGCTCAGCCACCGCGACGTGCGCATCGTGGTCGAGAAACCCTTTGGCCACGATCTCGAAAGCGCGCGCGAGCTCAACGAGGAGCTGGCCAAGCATTTTCACGAAGATCAGATCTATCGCATCGACCATTATCTCGGGAAGGAGACGGTGCAGAACCTCATGGCGGTGCGCTTTGGCAATATGCTGTTCGAGCCGCTGTGGAACGCGCAATACGTGGATCACATCCAGATCACCGTATCCGAGACGGTGGGCGTGGGCGGTCGTGGTTCCTATTACGACAACGCCGGCGCCATGCGGGACATGGTGCAGAACCACCTGATGCAGCTTCTGTGCCTGATCGCCATGGAGCCGCCGGCGCGGTTCGAGGCCGACGCGGTGCGCGACGAAAAGCTCAAGGTGATCCGGGCGCTCGATCCGGTGGACCCGGACCAGATCGTGCGCGGGCAATATACCTCGGACGGGCAGATGCCCTCCTATCGCGAGGATGCGGAGAACCCGACCTCCAAGACCGAGAGCTATATCGCGCTGAAATGCTATATCTCTAACTGGCGCTGGGCGAATACGCCCTTCTATCTGCGCACCGGCAAGCGGCTGAACGCGCAGGCCTCGGAGATCGCCGTGGTGTTCAAGGACGCGCCGCATTCGATCTTTGGCATCGACGCGGGGCGGCATCGCAATGTGCTGTCGATCCGGCTTCAGCCCAATGAGGGCATGACGCTGGGCGTGACCATCAAGGAGCCGGGGCCGGGCGGCATGCGGCTGGTGGACGTGCCGCTCGACATGTCCTTTGCCGAGGCGCTGGGGCCGGAGGCCGAAGAGGCCGCCGATGCCTATGAGCGGCTGATCATGGATGTGATCCGGGGCAACCAGACGCTGTTCATGCGTGGCGACGAGGTAGAAGCCGCCTGGGCCTGGACCGATCCGCTGATCGAGGGCTGGGAACGGCGCGGCGACTCGCCCAAACCCTATGATGCCGGTAGCGGCGGGCCGGACGATGCGGCCTTCCTGATCAACCGCGACGGCCGGCGCTGGAGGAGGATCCAGACGTGA
- a CDS encoding holin-associated N-acetylmuramidase, whose amino-acid sequence MTAETEVRRIAEEILAREGGYVNDPDDPGGATKYGVTIHTMRRLGLDLDGDGDVDARDVQRLSRAQAVEIFIRHYFDRPRIGDLPEVLHATVFDMYVNAGGNAVKILQRLLNRMGERIAVDGAIGPQTIAAAGRAYAGAPDHLADAYGIARRNYYFALADARPASRKYARTRAGGKGGWIRRAEDFISPRFHLTEAQFRARVAAWG is encoded by the coding sequence ATGACCGCAGAAACAGAGGTTCGGCGGATCGCCGAAGAGATCCTCGCCCGCGAGGGCGGCTATGTGAATGACCCCGACGATCCCGGCGGGGCGACGAAATACGGGGTGACGATCCACACCATGCGCCGGCTGGGGCTGGATCTGGATGGGGACGGCGATGTCGATGCGCGGGACGTGCAGCGGCTGAGCCGGGCGCAGGCGGTGGAGATCTTTATCCGGCATTATTTCGACCGCCCGCGCATCGGCGATCTGCCGGAGGTGCTGCATGCCACGGTGTTCGACATGTATGTGAATGCCGGCGGCAATGCGGTGAAGATCCTGCAACGGCTGCTCAACCGGATGGGCGAGCGCATCGCCGTCGACGGCGCCATCGGGCCGCAGACCATTGCCGCCGCCGGGCGCGCCTATGCCGGCGCGCCGGATCATCTGGCCGACGCCTATGGTATCGCGCGGCGGAATTATTACTTCGCCCTGGCCGATGCCCGCCCGGCGAGCCGCAAATACGCCCGCACCCGCGCCGGCGGCAAGGGCGGCTGGATCCGCCGGGCCGAGGATTTCATCTCGCCACGCTTCCATCTGACGGAGGCGCAGTTCCGCGCCCGGGTGGCGGCATGGGGATGA
- a CDS encoding cupin domain-containing protein, whose amino-acid sequence MTPPLTAEEIIALLELSPHPEGGHYRQTWVAEAPEGARPAGTCIYFLLKAGERSHWHRVDAAEIWLWHAGAPLVLSMAPDADGPRSDHMLGPDLASGARPQLVVPDHHWQAARSTGEWTLVSCTVSPGFRFEGFTLAEPGFDIS is encoded by the coding sequence ATGACCCCGCCCCTCACCGCCGAGGAGATCATCGCCCTGCTGGAGCTTTCGCCGCATCCCGAGGGCGGGCATTACCGGCAAACCTGGGTGGCAGAGGCGCCCGAGGGCGCGCGGCCCGCGGGAACCTGCATCTATTTTCTGCTGAAAGCGGGCGAGCGGAGCCATTGGCACCGGGTGGATGCCGCCGAAATCTGGCTCTGGCATGCCGGCGCGCCGCTGGTGCTGTCGATGGCGCCGGACGCGGACGGCCCGCGCAGCGACCATATGCTCGGCCCCGATCTGGCGAGCGGCGCGCGCCCGCAGCTCGTGGTGCCGGACCACCACTGGCAGGCAGCGCGCAGCACCGGCGAGTGGACGCTGGTGAGCTGCACCGTCTCACCGGGCTTCCGCTTCGAGGGGTTCACCCTCGCCGAGCCTGGTTTCGACATTTCGTGA
- a CDS encoding pirin family protein → MSWNPALDPHCPTRDEVDAIDTLILPRARDLGGFEVRRALPAPKRQMVGPFIFFDQMGPAEFLPTRGMDVRPHPHIGLATISYLFRGRMHHRDSLGTDAWIEPGAVNWMVAGEGITHSERTDDKTQVDPMPFFGIQTWVALPKDHEDRAPLFQHAGVGELPFLEGEGKQVRLVLGDAWGARAPVETDSEMFYADAVLEAGAAIPLPDDHEDRGVYVVEGSVSQAGTSYEAGQMMVFRPGDRVSLKAGPQGARVMLLGGATLEGPRYIWWNFVASSKERIEEAKEAWRRGDWENGRFHLPPGDDAEFIPLP, encoded by the coding sequence ATGAGCTGGAACCCCGCGCTTGACCCGCATTGCCCCACCAGAGACGAGGTGGATGCCATCGACACGCTGATCCTGCCGCGCGCCCGCGATCTCGGCGGGTTCGAGGTGCGCCGCGCGCTGCCGGCGCCGAAGCGGCAGATGGTCGGCCCGTTCATCTTCTTCGATCAGATGGGCCCGGCGGAATTCCTGCCGACGCGCGGCATGGATGTGCGCCCGCATCCGCATATCGGGCTCGCCACGATTTCTTACCTGTTCCGGGGGCGCATGCATCACCGGGATTCGCTCGGCACGGACGCCTGGATCGAGCCCGGCGCGGTGAACTGGATGGTGGCCGGAGAGGGCATCACCCATTCCGAGCGCACCGATGACAAGACGCAGGTCGACCCGATGCCGTTCTTCGGCATCCAGACCTGGGTTGCCCTGCCCAAGGATCATGAGGACCGCGCGCCGCTCTTTCAGCATGCGGGCGTGGGTGAGCTGCCGTTTCTCGAAGGCGAGGGCAAACAGGTGCGGCTGGTGCTGGGCGATGCCTGGGGCGCGCGGGCGCCGGTCGAGACCGACTCGGAGATGTTCTATGCCGATGCGGTGCTGGAGGCCGGCGCCGCGATCCCGCTGCCGGACGATCACGAGGATCGGGGCGTCTATGTGGTCGAGGGCAGTGTCTCGCAGGCGGGCACCAGCTATGAGGCCGGGCAGATGATGGTGTTCCGCCCCGGCGACCGGGTGTCGCTGAAGGCCGGGCCGCAGGGCGCGCGGGTGATGCTGCTGGGTGGCGCGACGCTGGAGGGGCCGCGCTATATCTGGTGGAACTTCGTCGCCTCGTCCAAGGAGCGCATCGAGGAGGCCAAGGAGGCGTGGCGCCGGGGCGACTGGGAGAACGGACGTTTTCACCTGCCGCCGGGCGATGACGCAGAGTTCATCCCGCTGCCGTGA
- a CDS encoding holin family protein produces the protein MGMIDRTMGLLFGGGNVLRDTAEVFRVNAEAQAAREAGLQGKALEQFAAEFLGQRPSRFDRFMDALNRVPRPAMALGTLGLFVSAMVDPVWFAERMTGIALVPEPLWWLLAAIVGFYFGARHQTKGQQFRREMAATVAAVPEVMGQLRGLEALRVEAEPEEREETAPNPALAEWRAARS, from the coding sequence ATGGGGATGATCGACCGCACCATGGGGCTGCTCTTTGGCGGCGGTAATGTCCTCCGCGACACGGCGGAGGTGTTCCGGGTCAATGCCGAGGCACAGGCGGCACGCGAGGCGGGGCTTCAGGGCAAGGCGCTGGAGCAGTTCGCGGCGGAGTTCCTCGGCCAGCGGCCATCGCGCTTCGACCGGTTCATGGATGCGCTGAACCGCGTGCCGCGACCGGCCATGGCGCTGGGAACGCTGGGGCTTTTCGTCTCGGCCATGGTCGATCCGGTGTGGTTCGCCGAGCGCATGACCGGCATCGCGCTGGTGCCGGAGCCGCTCTGGTGGCTGCTGGCGGCCATCGTGGGGTTCTATTTCGGCGCGCGGCATCAGACCAAGGGCCAGCAGTTCCGCCGCGAAATGGCGGCGACGGTGGCGGCGGTGCCCGAGGTCATGGGGCAACTGCGCGGGCTGGAAGCGCTGCGCGTGGAGGCGGAGCCGGAGGAGCGGGAAGAGACGGCGCCGAATCCGGCGCTGGCGGAGTGGCGCGCCGCGCGGTCCTGA
- the pgl gene encoding 6-phosphogluconolactonase, with amino-acid sequence MTYEFRDYPDREMLAMDLANQIAGELRAALGHEERAALAVPGGTSPGPVFDVLCAADLDWSRVDVLLTDERWVPESSERSNTKLLRERLLIERAAAARYLPLYAEAARPEDAMEDLCAAIEPALPLAVVLLGMGADMHTASIFPGADRLQDALADDAPILLPMRAPGAREPRITLSARVLDGALKKHVLIFGQEKRDALEKAQGVTPDEAPVNAVLDEATVHWAE; translated from the coding sequence GTGACCTACGAGTTCCGCGATTATCCCGACCGTGAAATGCTGGCCATGGATCTGGCCAACCAGATCGCCGGCGAGCTGCGCGCGGCGCTCGGCCACGAGGAGCGCGCGGCGCTGGCCGTGCCGGGCGGCACCTCGCCCGGGCCGGTTTTCGACGTGCTCTGCGCCGCAGATCTCGACTGGTCGCGCGTCGATGTGCTGCTCACCGACGAGCGCTGGGTGCCGGAAAGCTCGGAGCGCTCGAACACGAAGCTGCTGCGCGAGCGGCTGCTGATCGAGCGCGCGGCCGCCGCCCGCTACCTGCCGCTTTACGCCGAGGCGGCGCGGCCCGAAGATGCCATGGAGGATCTTTGCGCCGCCATCGAGCCGGCGCTGCCGCTGGCGGTGGTGCTGCTCGGCATGGGCGCCGACATGCACACCGCCTCGATCTTTCCCGGCGCCGACCGTCTGCAGGATGCGCTGGCCGATGACGCGCCGATCCTGCTGCCGATGCGGGCACCGGGCGCACGGGAGCCGCGTATCACCCTGAGCGCGCGGGTTCTCGATGGCGCTCTGAAAAAGCATGTGCTTATTTTTGGTCAGGAAAAACGCGATGCGCTGGAAAAGGCGCAGGGCGTGACGCCCGACGAGGCACCGGTGAACGCGGTGCTCGACGAGGCCACCGTGCATTGGGCCGAGTAA
- a CDS encoding cytochrome c-type biogenesis protein — protein sequence MRRLIVWLGRSPALLTLAFLLVANLAAAVQPDEMLDDPALEARAREISKGLRCLVCQNENIDDSNASLARDLRLLVRERLVEGDSNEEVVEYLVDRYGEFVLLKPTSGGWNWLLWAAGPILFVLALITAGFYLRGRATATPASEAGLSDEERARLRQILDEQG from the coding sequence ATGAGACGGCTGATTGTCTGGCTGGGCAGATCCCCGGCGCTGCTGACGCTCGCGTTCCTGCTGGTGGCCAATCTGGCTGCCGCCGTGCAGCCCGACGAGATGCTCGACGATCCGGCGCTGGAGGCGCGGGCGCGCGAGATCTCCAAGGGGCTGCGCTGCCTCGTCTGTCAGAACGAGAATATCGACGATTCGAACGCCTCGCTGGCGCGCGACCTGCGGCTTCTGGTGCGCGAGCGGTTGGTCGAGGGCGACAGCAACGAAGAGGTCGTCGAGTATCTCGTTGATCGCTATGGCGAGTTCGTGCTGCTGAAACCCACCTCGGGCGGTTGGAACTGGCTGCTCTGGGCGGCGGGGCCGATCCTCTTCGTGCTGGCACTGATCACGGCGGGATTCTACCTGCGCGGTCGCGCCACCGCGACACCGGCGAGCGAGGCGGGGCTTTCCGACGAAGAGCGCGCGCGGCTGCGGCAGATTCTGGACGAGCAGGGCTGA
- a CDS encoding PRC-barrel domain-containing protein → MKRLTATVAAIALTAGTAYAQSAETDETKTMPKQETGAMESMENNADAAMAEGEDALEETGDAIANTADAAGQAIEEGAEATGDAMETAAEETGDAMRNVASDAKALFEGDADGMIRTRDITGGTVYAIDADGEMTDWDDSMGYDAVSDQWDNVGEIEDIVLSSDGAFEGIVAEVGGFLDIGDKHVHLTMSDVKLVPVDNERYAVVTNFTKDELMNMENVDESAMN, encoded by the coding sequence ATGAAACGCCTTACCGCAACCGTTGCTGCAATCGCACTCACCGCCGGCACCGCCTATGCGCAGAGTGCCGAGACCGACGAAACCAAGACCATGCCCAAGCAGGAAACCGGGGCAATGGAATCGATGGAGAACAACGCCGACGCCGCGATGGCCGAAGGTGAAGACGCTCTGGAAGAGACCGGCGACGCGATCGCGAACACCGCCGACGCCGCCGGTCAGGCCATCGAAGAAGGCGCCGAAGCGACCGGCGACGCGATGGAAACCGCAGCCGAAGAGACCGGCGATGCCATGCGCAACGTCGCGAGCGACGCGAAAGCGCTCTTCGAAGGTGACGCGGACGGTATGATCCGCACCCGCGACATCACCGGCGGCACCGTCTATGCGATCGACGCCGATGGCGAAATGACCGACTGGGACGACTCGATGGGCTATGACGCCGTGTCCGACCAGTGGGACAATGTCGGTGAGATCGAAGATATCGTGCTGAGCTCCGACGGCGCCTTCGAGGGCATCGTTGCAGAGGTCGGCGGCTTCCTCGATATCGGCGACAAGCACGTCCATCTCACGATGAGCGACGTCAAGCTGGTGCCGGTGGATAACGAGCGTTACGCCGTGGTCACCAACTTCACCAAGGACGAGCTGATGAACATGGAAAATGTCGACGAGTCGGCCATGAACTGA
- a CDS encoding nucleoside hydrolase: MAQRIIIDTDPGQDDAVAILLALASPEELEVLGITAVAGNVPLALTERNARIICELGGRRDIKVFAGCDRPLTRKLVTAEHVHGKTGLDGPVLPEPSMPLQPQNGVDFIIDTLRQEPEGTVTLCALGPLTNIAAAFQRAPEIVGRVKQIVLMGGAYFEVGNITPAAEFNIYVDPEAAAVVFGAGAPLIVMPLDVTHKAVVTKPRNDAFRALGTPVGEAVAQMTDFFERFDRDKYGWDGAPLHDPCVTAWLLAPELFTGRFINVEIETVSDLTRGMTVADWWGVTDRAPNATFIGDLDADGFFALLTERLARL; encoded by the coding sequence ATGGCGCAGCGTATCATCATCGACACAGACCCCGGCCAGGACGACGCCGTGGCCATTCTTCTGGCGCTGGCCTCGCCGGAGGAGCTGGAGGTTCTGGGCATCACCGCCGTGGCGGGCAACGTGCCGCTGGCGCTGACAGAACGCAATGCGCGCATTATCTGCGAGCTTGGCGGCCGGCGCGACATCAAGGTCTTTGCCGGCTGCGACCGCCCGCTGACCCGCAAACTGGTCACCGCCGAGCATGTGCATGGCAAGACCGGGCTCGATGGTCCCGTGCTGCCCGAGCCCAGTATGCCGCTGCAACCGCAGAACGGCGTGGATTTCATCATCGACACGCTGCGTCAGGAACCCGAGGGCACGGTCACGCTCTGCGCGCTCGGCCCGCTCACCAATATCGCGGCGGCGTTTCAGCGCGCGCCGGAGATCGTCGGGCGGGTGAAGCAGATCGTGCTGATGGGCGGCGCCTATTTCGAGGTCGGCAACATCACCCCCGCCGCCGAGTTCAATATCTATGTCGATCCGGAAGCGGCGGCGGTCGTGTTCGGCGCCGGCGCGCCGCTGATCGTCATGCCGCTCGACGTGACCCACAAGGCGGTGGTGACCAAGCCGCGCAACGACGCCTTCCGCGCGCTCGGCACGCCGGTGGGCGAGGCGGTGGCGCAGATGACCGATTTCTTCGAGCGTTTCGACCGTGACAAATACGGCTGGGACGGCGCCCCGCTGCACGATCCCTGCGTCACCGCCTGGCTGCTCGCGCCCGAGCTCTTTACCGGGCGCTTCATCAATGTGGAGATCGAGACCGTCTCCGATCTCACCCGGGGCATGACCGTGGCCGACTGGTGGGGCGTCACCGACCGCGCCCCCAACGCCACCTTCATCGGCGATCTCGACGCCGACGGCTTCTTTGCGCTGCTGACGGAAAGGCTGGCACGGCTGTGA
- the pgi gene encoding glucose-6-phosphate isomerase produces the protein MWDELKSLAAERDGRRIDALFAEDPGRAQAFSIASDGMLFDFSKTQIDAEVSAALVALAEGAEVAARRDAMFAGQKINETEGRAVLHTALRNLDGAPVLVDGEDVMPEVLETLTRMEALATEIRSSGITDVVNIGIGGSDLGPKMGAIALAPFHDGPRCHFVSNVDGADIADTLKRCPPESTLFIIASKTFTTIETMTNAKTAWDWLEAQGVGTDGKFVALSSNLEKAAEWGIPESRVFGFEDWVGGRYSMWGPIGLSLMIAIGPEDFRTFLRGGQAMDRHFRETPLAQNMPVMLALVGIWHNQILGHATRAVLPYDNRLARLPAYLQQLEMESNGKSVSIDGADLARNSGPVVWGEPGTNGQHAFYQLIHQGTRVVPCEFMVAAKGHEPDLAHHHALLIANCLAQSEALMRGRSLDEARDKVAGAFEGEELERQARHRVFPGNRPSTTLIYPQLDPETLGRIVALYEHRVFVEGVILDINSFDQWGVELGKELATALGPMVTGDEPADGKDGSTRQLLDFVHRNG, from the coding sequence ATGTGGGATGAGCTCAAGAGCCTCGCCGCCGAGCGCGACGGGCGCCGTATCGACGCGCTTTTTGCCGAGGATCCGGGCCGCGCGCAGGCGTTCTCCATTGCCAGCGACGGGATGCTCTTCGATTTCTCCAAGACGCAGATCGACGCCGAGGTGAGTGCGGCGCTGGTCGCACTGGCCGAGGGCGCGGAGGTTGCCGCGCGGCGCGACGCGATGTTCGCGGGCCAGAAGATCAACGAGACCGAGGGCCGCGCGGTGCTGCATACCGCGCTGCGCAATCTCGACGGCGCGCCGGTGCTGGTGGATGGCGAGGACGTCATGCCCGAGGTGCTGGAGACGCTCACGCGGATGGAGGCGCTGGCGACGGAAATCCGTAGCTCAGGCATCACCGATGTGGTGAATATCGGCATCGGCGGCAGCGACCTCGGTCCCAAGATGGGGGCGATTGCGCTGGCGCCTTTCCATGACGGGCCGCGCTGTCATTTCGTTTCCAATGTCGATGGCGCCGATATCGCCGACACGCTGAAACGCTGCCCGCCCGAGAGCACGCTCTTCATCATCGCGTCGAAGACCTTCACCACCATCGAGACCATGACCAATGCGAAAACCGCCTGGGACTGGCTTGAAGCGCAGGGTGTGGGCACCGACGGCAAGTTCGTGGCGCTGTCCTCCAATCTGGAGAAGGCGGCGGAATGGGGCATTCCGGAAAGCCGCGTTTTCGGTTTCGAGGACTGGGTCGGCGGGCGTTATTCCATGTGGGGGCCCATCGGGCTCTCGCTGATGATCGCCATCGGTCCGGAGGATTTCCGCACCTTCCTGCGCGGCGGGCAGGCGATGGACAGGCATTTCCGCGAGACGCCGCTGGCACAAAACATGCCGGTGATGCTGGCGCTGGTGGGGATCTGGCACAATCAGATCCTCGGTCATGCCACCCGGGCGGTGCTACCCTATGACAACCGCCTCGCGCGGCTGCCGGCCTATCTCCAGCAGCTCGAGATGGAGAGCAACGGCAAGAGCGTGAGCATTGACGGCGCCGATCTGGCGCGGAATTCCGGCCCGGTGGTCTGGGGCGAGCCCGGCACCAACGGCCAGCACGCGTTTTACCAGCTCATCCACCAGGGCACCCGGGTGGTGCCTTGTGAGTTCATGGTGGCGGCAAAGGGCCACGAGCCCGATCTGGCGCATCACCACGCGCTGCTCATCGCCAATTGCCTGGCGCAGTCCGAGGCGCTGATGCGCGGGCGCTCGCTCGACGAGGCGCGCGACAAGGTGGCGGGCGCGTTCGAGGGCGAGGAGCTGGAACGGCAGGCGCGGCACCGGGTGTTCCCGGGCAACCGGCCCTCCACCACGCTGATCTATCCGCAGCTCGATCCCGAGACGCTGGGCCGCATCGTGGCGCTCTATGAGCATCGGGTCTTTGTCGAAGGCGTGATCCTCGACATCAACTCCTTCGACCAGTGGGGGGTCGAGCTCGGCAAGGAGCTGGCCACGGCGCTGGGGCCGATGGTGACCGGCGACGAGCCCGCCGACGGTAAGGACGGCTCGACCCGGCAGCTTCTGGACTTCGTGCACCGGAACGGCTGA